In one window of Psychrobacter sp. P2G3 DNA:
- the glmU gene encoding bifunctional UDP-N-acetylglucosamine diphosphorylase/glucosamine-1-phosphate N-acetyltransferase GlmU — MTNSLSVIILAAGKGTRMQSAKPKVLQTLAGKPLLGHVLDTCDELTVAKTIVVYGFGGDQVQTAMDDKYAHLPITWVAQTEQLGTGHAVKVALEQLPKDGQSLILYGDVPLVSCQTLATLQAANTAGMSMLTLTVDNPFGLGRIKRNASGNIEAIVEQKDANTDEQSIQEINSGIYCVDNALLHKYLPELSNDNAQQEYYLTDIVKMAVADGVTIAAIEPEHTFEIEGVNNRQQLASLERTWQNKLVADLQEAGVQFADPTRVDIRGTLTAGQDVFVDVGVVFEGNCTLGDNVYIEAGCIIKNAQIGNACHLKPYCVIDRAEVGAGVDIGPFANLRPETVLSDNSKVGNFVEIKKSTIGHGSKINHLSYVGDATVGADVNVGAGVITCNYDGVNKSQTIIKDNAFIGSNASLVAPVTIGDTATIAAGSVITNDVDSNALGLGRARQVQKADFQRPTKKSK, encoded by the coding sequence ATGACAAATTCCCTTTCTGTAATTATCCTTGCTGCCGGAAAAGGCACGCGCATGCAGTCTGCAAAGCCAAAAGTCTTACAGACATTGGCAGGCAAACCTTTACTTGGTCATGTTCTAGATACTTGCGATGAATTAACCGTAGCCAAGACTATCGTCGTATATGGCTTTGGTGGCGATCAAGTACAAACTGCGATGGATGATAAGTATGCGCACCTACCAATTACGTGGGTCGCACAGACTGAACAGTTAGGAACTGGCCATGCCGTTAAGGTTGCTTTAGAGCAACTACCAAAAGACGGTCAAAGCCTTATTTTATATGGTGATGTACCATTAGTAAGCTGCCAGACCTTGGCGACATTACAAGCGGCCAATACTGCCGGTATGTCTATGCTGACATTAACCGTAGATAACCCATTTGGGCTTGGTCGTATCAAGCGTAATGCATCAGGAAACATCGAAGCTATTGTCGAGCAAAAAGATGCCAATACAGATGAACAAAGTATCCAAGAAATCAATAGTGGAATTTACTGCGTTGATAACGCATTGTTGCATAAATATTTGCCTGAACTGTCAAACGACAATGCACAACAAGAATATTATCTGACTGATATTGTCAAAATGGCAGTCGCTGATGGCGTTACGATTGCTGCCATTGAGCCTGAGCATACGTTTGAGATTGAAGGCGTCAATAACCGTCAACAGCTTGCCAGCTTAGAGCGCACATGGCAGAACAAGCTAGTAGCTGACTTGCAAGAAGCTGGTGTACAGTTTGCCGACCCTACTCGTGTCGACATCCGTGGTACATTGACAGCAGGTCAGGACGTATTCGTCGATGTTGGTGTGGTATTCGAGGGTAATTGTACATTAGGTGACAATGTCTATATCGAAGCCGGCTGTATCATCAAAAACGCGCAAATTGGTAATGCTTGCCATCTTAAACCTTATTGCGTCATTGATCGTGCTGAAGTCGGTGCTGGCGTTGACATTGGGCCTTTTGCAAACTTGCGTCCTGAAACAGTATTGTCCGATAACAGTAAAGTGGGTAATTTCGTAGAAATCAAAAAATCAACGATTGGTCATGGCAGTAAAATTAATCATCTCAGCTATGTTGGTGATGCAACCGTAGGCGCTGACGTTAATGTCGGTGCTGGTGTTATTACTTGTAATTACGATGGCGTCAATAAATCGCAAACCATCATTAAAGATAATGCTTTTATAGGCTCGAATGCTAGTTTAGTGGCACCAGTAACGATCGGTGATACTGCTACTATTGCTGCTGGTTCTGTGATTACCAATGATGTTGATAGTAATGCTCTAGGCTTAGGCCGTGCTCGTCAGGTTCAAAAGGCTGACTTCCAACGTCCGACTAAAAAGTCAAAATAG
- the glmS gene encoding glutamine--fructose-6-phosphate transaminase (isomerizing), which produces MCGIVGAVAERNIANILLEGLKRLEYRGYDSAGLTVIRNGELHRERQVGKVLALVNAVADDPANFDGHIGIAHTRWATHGEPAQRNAHPHVSGKIAVVHNGIVENYAELKEDLIAKGYVFTSQTDTEVVAHLVNDIYQETSDLLEAVRAVIPLLHGAFALGIVHVDSPEELIAVRLGSPLVIGVGIGENFIASDQLALLPVTNRFMYLEEGDIANITRDSIRVYADGVEVSRKIHEIDAKQHNADKGEFKHYMLKEIYEQPDAVARTVEMAVDNGETTKLRDDFLQRHETKLAGIQHIQVLACGTSYHAGMVAKYWFENLTRLPCSVEIASEFRYRNPVVVDNSLVVCISQSGETADTLSALREIQKHSPTGLVSLALCNVPTSSLVRETDIFLPTLAGPEIGVASTKAFTTQLVALVLLLLKIGVVQNRIDNERLSSLLENLHKLPGQLHASLKLDAPIKIMSESFEEKKSCLFLGRGLQFPIALEGALKLKEISYIHAEGYAAGELKHGPLALVDKDMPIVVLAPKDSMFDKLKANMQEVHARHGELFVFASEASQMVAEDRLHVVYVPDVCEILAPIVYSVPVQLLSYHVAVMRGTDVDQPRNLAKSVTVE; this is translated from the coding sequence ATGTGCGGAATTGTAGGCGCAGTTGCTGAGCGTAATATCGCTAATATTTTACTTGAAGGTCTCAAACGTCTGGAATATAGAGGTTATGATTCCGCTGGTCTGACTGTCATTCGTAACGGTGAATTACATCGCGAACGTCAAGTCGGCAAAGTATTGGCATTGGTCAATGCGGTCGCTGATGATCCAGCAAATTTTGACGGTCATATCGGTATTGCACATACGCGCTGGGCGACTCATGGTGAGCCTGCTCAACGTAATGCTCACCCGCATGTCTCAGGTAAAATCGCGGTAGTCCACAACGGTATCGTCGAAAACTATGCTGAGCTAAAAGAAGACTTGATCGCCAAAGGCTATGTGTTTACTTCTCAAACAGATACTGAAGTAGTCGCCCATCTAGTTAATGATATCTATCAAGAGACGTCTGACTTACTAGAAGCCGTTCGCGCTGTTATTCCACTATTACATGGCGCATTCGCTCTTGGTATTGTTCATGTCGATAGCCCAGAAGAGCTGATCGCAGTACGCTTGGGCTCTCCTTTAGTGATTGGCGTAGGTATCGGTGAAAACTTTATTGCTTCAGATCAGTTGGCGCTATTACCAGTTACCAACCGCTTTATGTATCTAGAAGAAGGCGATATTGCCAACATTACTCGTGATAGTATTCGTGTTTATGCAGACGGCGTAGAAGTCAGTCGCAAAATTCATGAGATAGATGCCAAGCAGCATAATGCGGATAAAGGCGAATTTAAGCATTATATGCTTAAAGAAATCTATGAGCAGCCAGATGCGGTTGCCCGTACGGTTGAGATGGCGGTAGATAACGGTGAAACAACTAAGCTACGTGATGACTTTTTACAGCGTCATGAAACAAAGCTCGCTGGTATTCAACACATCCAAGTACTCGCTTGTGGTACCAGCTATCACGCGGGTATGGTTGCAAAATATTGGTTTGAGAATTTAACACGTCTGCCATGCTCGGTCGAAATTGCTAGTGAGTTCCGCTATCGTAATCCTGTAGTCGTTGATAACTCGCTAGTCGTCTGTATCTCACAATCTGGCGAAACCGCTGATACCTTATCGGCGCTACGCGAGATCCAAAAGCATAGTCCAACAGGTTTAGTGAGCTTAGCACTATGTAACGTGCCAACGTCATCGCTAGTACGTGAAACTGATATTTTCTTGCCGACGCTTGCAGGGCCTGAAATTGGTGTTGCTTCTACCAAAGCCTTCACTACCCAGCTCGTAGCACTAGTACTACTATTATTGAAGATTGGGGTCGTACAAAATCGTATCGATAATGAGCGTTTATCATCGCTGCTAGAAAACTTGCATAAGCTACCTGGTCAGCTTCATGCCAGCTTAAAGCTTGATGCGCCTATTAAAATAATGAGTGAAAGCTTTGAAGAGAAAAAGAGCTGTTTGTTCTTGGGTCGTGGTTTGCAGTTCCCAATTGCCTTGGAAGGGGCGCTTAAGCTGAAAGAAATCTCTTATATCCATGCAGAAGGTTACGCAGCAGGCGAGCTTAAGCACGGTCCATTGGCATTGGTAGATAAAGACATGCCAATCGTCGTACTTGCACCGAAAGACAGTATGTTTGATAAGCTCAAAGCCAACATGCAAGAGGTACATGCGCGCCACGGTGAGCTGTTTGTATTCGCCAGTGAAGCCAGCCAAATGGTTGCAGAAGATAGATTACACGTGGTCTATGTACCGGATGTCTGCGAGATACTAGCGCCGATCGTTTATAGTGTTCCTGTGCAGCTGTTGTCGTATCATGTAGCTGTTATGCGTGGCACCGACGTCGATCAGCCACGTAACTTGGCAAAATCGGTTACTGTTGAGTAG
- the truC gene encoding tRNA pseudouridine(65) synthase TruC, with protein sequence MGTENMDIESDTANQIEIIYEDEFLVAINKEAGLLVHRSWLDKGETRFALQLTRDAVGCHVFPVHRLDKPTSGVLLFAKSSAVARSLTEAFTEHKVTKQYLAVVRGFMPEQGTVDYALSFKPDAIADKFANLDKPAQEAVTHWRRLAQVELPFAVSKKHDTSRYSLMRLTPETGRKHQLRRHMRHLFHHIVGDTSHGDGRHNRFFRSQYGCTRMLLHAQSLALSHPVTGEPLLLKAELDEQWMNILKEFSWVESAEV encoded by the coding sequence ATGGGCACTGAAAACATGGATATCGAAAGCGATACCGCTAACCAAATAGAAATTATCTATGAAGATGAGTTTCTGGTGGCGATTAATAAAGAAGCTGGTCTATTAGTGCATCGTAGTTGGCTGGATAAAGGCGAGACGCGCTTTGCCTTGCAACTCACCCGTGATGCGGTAGGTTGCCATGTATTTCCGGTGCATAGATTAGACAAGCCTACCTCAGGCGTGTTGTTGTTTGCCAAGAGCTCAGCTGTGGCGCGCAGTCTTACCGAGGCTTTTACTGAACACAAAGTTACCAAGCAATATCTAGCCGTGGTGCGCGGCTTTATGCCAGAGCAGGGCACCGTTGACTATGCGTTGAGCTTTAAGCCCGATGCCATCGCTGATAAGTTTGCCAACTTGGACAAACCCGCTCAAGAGGCGGTGACCCATTGGCGACGTTTGGCACAAGTTGAACTGCCATTTGCTGTGTCAAAAAAGCATGACACTAGCCGCTATAGTCTAATGCGCTTAACACCCGAGACCGGGCGCAAGCATCAGCTGCGTCGGCACATGAGACATTTATTCCATCACATAGTGGGTGATACCAGCCACGGCGACGGACGGCACAATCGATTTTTTCGTAGTCAATATGGTTGCACGCGCATGCTACTGCATGCCCAGAGTTTAGCGCTTAGTCATCCTGTTACTGGTGAGCCCTTGTTGCTAAAAGCAGAATTGGATGAGCAATGGATGAACATTTTAAAAGAATTTTCTTGGGTAGAGAGTGCTGAGGTTTAA
- a CDS encoding sulfite exporter TauE/SafE family protein, producing MELIIFLIIGALAGFAAGLFGVGGGTIIVPLLFIVFTQMGYSPDNIMHLALGTSLATIIVTSISSLMAHNKKGAVMWPVFKNLAPGLAIGCFLGAGIAGQISGLYLQLIVGVFLLWVAYKMFFGGKKQVASHANDVSNANHTNIELPSKTKQLAAGGVIGVASAIFGIGGGSLTVPYLTRYGVVMQKAVGTSAACGLPIAIAGALGFMFFGIQQQVDVPNTIGFVHIYAFLGISIMSFFTAKLGAKVAHILSPEILKKCFSVLLTVVGFYFLYKGLV from the coding sequence GTGGAATTAATCATTTTCTTAATAATAGGTGCTCTAGCAGGATTTGCTGCGGGGCTGTTTGGCGTGGGCGGTGGCACGATCATCGTACCGTTATTATTTATTGTCTTTACGCAAATGGGCTACAGTCCTGACAACATCATGCATTTGGCCTTAGGCACTTCATTGGCGACCATCATTGTCACTTCTATCAGCTCGTTAATGGCACATAATAAAAAGGGCGCAGTCATGTGGCCTGTCTTTAAAAATTTGGCACCAGGCTTAGCGATTGGTTGCTTTTTGGGCGCGGGGATAGCAGGGCAAATATCTGGGCTATATCTTCAGCTCATTGTGGGTGTGTTTTTGCTTTGGGTCGCTTATAAGATGTTTTTTGGTGGCAAAAAACAGGTCGCTAGTCATGCTAATGATGTCAGTAATGCCAACCATACTAATATAGAACTGCCTTCAAAAACTAAGCAATTAGCGGCAGGCGGAGTTATTGGCGTCGCTTCGGCCATTTTCGGTATCGGCGGCGGCAGCTTAACGGTGCCTTATCTCACGCGCTACGGTGTGGTCATGCAAAAAGCAGTCGGTACATCAGCTGCGTGTGGACTGCCGATTGCCATTGCGGGTGCGTTAGGGTTTATGTTCTTTGGAATTCAACAGCAAGTCGATGTCCCTAATACTATTGGCTTCGTGCATATTTATGCTTTTTTAGGTATTAGCATTATGAGTTTTTTCACCGCTAAGCTAGGTGCAAAAGTTGCTCATATACTATCGCCAGAAATTTTGAAGAAATGCTTTTCGGTATTGTTAACCGTCGTGGGATTTTACTTCCTTTACAAGGGGCTGGTTTGA
- a CDS encoding flavin reductase, which yields MIEAIDFRNAMSLLTTAVNVVTTKGQSGLHGFTASAVCSVTDTPPTLLVCMNQAARSHAHFLENKTLSVNVLGAQHESISNAFASKLCSEERFEYGSWTELATGAPVLEDALVSFDCEIEDIQEVGTHSIFMCRVVAIKQGYQYSDQQSGAGESLVYFNRAYHQVGQVEIV from the coding sequence ATGATTGAAGCAATCGATTTTAGAAATGCCATGTCTTTGTTGACGACTGCGGTCAATGTTGTCACTACAAAAGGCCAATCTGGTCTGCATGGGTTTACCGCCTCTGCGGTATGTAGTGTCACAGATACCCCGCCAACATTGCTAGTTTGTATGAATCAGGCAGCTCGGTCACATGCCCATTTTCTGGAAAACAAAACATTAAGTGTCAATGTGTTAGGCGCACAGCATGAATCCATATCCAATGCCTTCGCTTCTAAATTATGCTCAGAAGAACGATTTGAATATGGTTCTTGGACTGAGTTAGCCACAGGTGCCCCTGTTTTAGAAGATGCGTTGGTCAGCTTTGATTGTGAGATTGAGGACATTCAAGAAGTTGGTACGCATAGTATCTTTATGTGCCGAGTTGTCGCCATCAAACAAGGCTATCAATACAGCGATCAACAGAGCGGAGCTGGTGAAAGCTTGGTGTATTTCAACCGCGCTTACCATCAAGTAGGTCAAGTAGAAATTGTTTAA
- a CDS encoding methionine synthase has translation MELLLPTSTAGSLPKPSWLAEPEKIWSPWALEGEQLLEAKQDALRVSLQEQRHAGIDIVSDGEQTRQHFVTTFIEHLDGVDFENRKTVKIRDRYEASVPSVVGAVSRQKPVFVDDAKFLRQQTDQPIKWALPGPMTMIDTLYDGHYKSREKLAWEFAKILNQEARELEAAGVDIIQFDEPAFNVFFDDVNDWGIATLERAIEGLKCETAVHICYGYGIKANNDWKKTLGSEWRQYEQAFPKLQQSNIDIVSLECQNSHVPMDLIELIRGKKVMIGAIDVATNTIETPEEVANTLRKALQFVDADKLYPSTNCGMAPLSRQVAQGKLKALSAGAAIVRQELTA, from the coding sequence ATGGAACTATTATTACCGACGTCAACAGCGGGCAGCTTACCGAAACCTTCTTGGTTAGCAGAACCTGAGAAAATTTGGTCACCTTGGGCATTAGAAGGGGAGCAACTGCTTGAGGCCAAACAAGATGCGCTACGTGTGTCATTACAAGAACAGCGGCATGCAGGAATTGATATTGTCAGTGATGGCGAGCAGACCCGCCAGCATTTTGTGACCACCTTTATTGAACATTTAGATGGCGTAGATTTTGAGAATCGTAAAACCGTTAAAATCCGTGATCGCTATGAGGCGAGTGTGCCGTCAGTCGTTGGTGCGGTGAGCCGTCAAAAGCCAGTATTTGTGGACGATGCTAAATTTTTACGTCAGCAAACCGATCAGCCAATCAAATGGGCGCTGCCAGGCCCGATGACGATGATTGATACGTTATATGACGGTCATTATAAGAGCCGTGAAAAACTGGCTTGGGAATTTGCTAAAATCCTCAATCAAGAAGCGAGAGAGTTAGAGGCAGCTGGTGTAGATATTATCCAATTTGATGAACCTGCCTTTAACGTGTTCTTCGATGACGTCAATGACTGGGGTATTGCCACGTTAGAGCGTGCAATAGAAGGGCTAAAATGTGAAACGGCGGTGCATATTTGCTACGGCTATGGTATCAAAGCCAATAATGATTGGAAAAAGACGCTGGGTTCAGAATGGCGTCAATATGAGCAAGCGTTTCCAAAACTGCAGCAGTCTAATATCGATATTGTCTCATTAGAGTGTCAAAACTCACATGTGCCGATGGATTTGATTGAATTAATTCGCGGTAAAAAAGTGATGATTGGTGCTATTGATGTGGCAACCAATACCATTGAGACACCTGAAGAAGTTGCTAATACGCTACGCAAAGCCTTGCAATTTGTCGATGCGGATAAGCTCTATCCCTCGACCAACTGCGGCATGGCACCTTTGTCGCGCCAAGTGGCACAAGGCAAACTAAAGGCGTTAAGTGCAGGCGCTGCAATCGTGCGTCAAGAACTGACGGCTTAG